One window of Methanogenium organophilum genomic DNA carries:
- a CDS encoding carbonic anhydrase, translated as MVEKYLEGNRKYIENDFQKDYEHYQKLASAQSPESLWIACSDSRVNPERIVSAKMGDIFVHRNIGNIVAKGDPNLGCVLEYAVGHLKVKDIVVCGHSDCGAMKALDADMSEEEYIPGWLDNAQEVKETVEEEYGTPEKCADPAGRKKEIELENIKVQLENLRSYPFVQSAEEEGKIRLIGIFYDLETGRIEEIA; from the coding sequence GTGGTTGAAAAATATTTAGAAGGGAACCGTAAATATATCGAGAACGATTTCCAGAAAGATTATGAGCATTACCAAAAACTGGCATCCGCCCAGAGTCCCGAATCCCTCTGGATTGCCTGCTCAGATTCACGGGTAAATCCCGAGCGTATTGTATCAGCAAAGATGGGTGATATCTTTGTGCACCGCAACATTGGCAATATTGTCGCAAAGGGCGATCCAAACCTTGGTTGTGTTCTGGAATACGCAGTCGGGCACCTGAAAGTGAAAGATATCGTTGTCTGCGGACACTCCGACTGTGGTGCCATGAAAGCTCTTGATGCTGACATGTCAGAAGAGGAATATATCCCCGGATGGCTGGATAATGCACAGGAAGTCAAAGAGACGGTCGAAGAGGAATACGGTACTCCTGAAAAATGTGCAGACCCCGCCGGACGAAAAAAGGAGATAGAACTGGAAAATATCAAGGTTCAGCTTGAAAATCTTAGATCATATCCCTTCGTACAGTCTGCAGAGGAAGAAGGTAAAATACGTCTCATTGGCATATTCTATGATCTGGAAACGGGAAGAATAGAGGAGATTGCCTGA
- a CDS encoding formate/nitrite transporter family protein: MVFHPPATIISKVGDAGKGKCALPAWNMLLRGFMAGAYIAMGAALATVCVTGTAAFLGAGVAKLVLGSVFPVGLIIIVLTGAELFTGDAMFAPMAAFKHKTSWAAVLNLWVWVYIGNLIGSLVFAYLMSAGPLVSISGSTATATAFGVTAVNIAAGKVAYTSGLGLWSAFCKAICCNWLVNLAILLGICADDAIGKIVGIWFPIMAFVASGFEHCVANMYFIPAGLLTKAALTAEQVDAIGVAKVANLTWVSMWTNNIIVVTIGNIVGGMIFVGLIYWISFKSDIQA; encoded by the coding sequence ATGGTATTCCATCCCCCAGCAACAATTATCTCCAAAGTTGGAGATGCAGGCAAGGGCAAGTGTGCCCTTCCGGCCTGGAATATGCTCCTGCGTGGTTTCATGGCAGGCGCATACATCGCAATGGGCGCAGCACTTGCAACCGTTTGTGTAACTGGCACCGCAGCGTTCCTCGGAGCGGGTGTCGCAAAATTAGTTCTCGGAAGCGTGTTCCCCGTTGGACTTATTATCATCGTGCTTACTGGTGCTGAGCTCTTCACTGGTGACGCAATGTTTGCTCCAATGGCAGCTTTTAAGCACAAAACCAGTTGGGCAGCAGTCCTTAATCTCTGGGTATGGGTCTACATCGGTAACCTGATTGGTTCACTTGTATTCGCATATCTCATGTCTGCAGGTCCTCTGGTGTCAATCTCCGGAAGCACCGCAACTGCAACCGCATTCGGTGTTACCGCAGTCAACATTGCAGCTGGAAAGGTCGCATACACAAGCGGACTCGGACTCTGGTCTGCATTCTGTAAAGCTATCTGCTGTAACTGGCTTGTCAACCTTGCAATTCTCCTCGGTATCTGTGCAGATGATGCAATCGGTAAGATTGTTGGTATCTGGTTCCCGATCATGGCTTTCGTTGCCTCCGGATTTGAGCACTGTGTTGCAAACATGTACTTCATCCCAGCAGGTCTGCTGACAAAGGCAGCACTTACCGCTGAACAGGTAGATGCTATTGGCGTTGCAAAGGTTGCAAACCTTACATGGGTCTCCATGTGGACGAACAACATCATCGTCGTTACAATCGGCAACATTGTCGGTGGTATGATCTTTGTTGGTCTCATCTACTGGATCTCATTCAAGAGCGACATTCAGGCATAA
- the fdhF gene encoding formate dehydrogenase subunit alpha, with amino-acid sequence MDMKYVQTTCPYCGTGCSFNLVVKDGKVVDTAPYHRSPVNEGKVCPKGTYAHEFVNREDRLTTPLIKKDGKFVEATWEEANALIAEKFKGYKPDECAVLSSARTSNEDNYALMKFARGALKTRHIDHCARLCHASTVAGLAASFGSGAMTNSIGDIAESKCVFIIGSNTFEQHPLIGRRVMQAKMNGAKLIYADPRLTCTGKQADLYMQFKSGSDVAILNCIMGEIIRNGWEDKAWVENRAKNYEELKATVLKDDYLPENVEKISGIPAEQLKTAAEWIGTAESSALLYSMGITQHTVGVDNVKSTANLQMLTGNIGRRGGGVNALRGQNNVQGACDMGALPVVFTAYQKVIDPAAHKKFEDGWAFPDGIAAAENGYEVTTMMDVLTDNPGELKAMYIMGENPFLSDPDIHHVEHAFENLDFLVVQDIFLTETAQHADVVLPATCYAEKDGTQTSTERRVQMWRKAQEPPGQAKLDWKIIADIGAAMGYADQFAWETSEDVFNEMASLTPSYAGMNYERLDKPEALHWPCPTVDHPGTPILHIEKCSHPDGMGVMHAIEWKPPAEVPDDEYPFVFTTGRCLWHWHTGTMTRRSDTLAKEVPTGWIEINPEDAEALGIKDKEMVRAITRRGEIEVPAKVTSEIMKGVMFMPFHFAECAANMLTNNALDPIAKIPEFKACAIKIEKIQEA; translated from the coding sequence ATGGACATGAAATACGTTCAGACAACCTGCCCATATTGTGGGACAGGATGTTCATTTAATCTCGTGGTCAAAGACGGGAAAGTCGTTGATACCGCTCCGTATCACCGCTCTCCTGTCAACGAAGGTAAGGTCTGCCCAAAGGGGACTTACGCCCACGAGTTCGTGAACAGAGAGGACCGCCTCACAACGCCGCTCATTAAAAAAGACGGCAAGTTTGTGGAGGCGACCTGGGAAGAGGCAAACGCCCTTATCGCAGAGAAATTTAAAGGCTACAAACCAGACGAATGTGCAGTACTCTCATCAGCACGTACTTCTAACGAAGACAACTACGCTCTGATGAAATTCGCACGTGGCGCATTAAAAACACGCCACATTGACCACTGTGCCCGTCTCTGCCACGCCTCAACCGTTGCTGGTCTTGCCGCATCATTCGGATCCGGTGCAATGACCAACTCCATTGGGGACATCGCAGAGTCAAAGTGTGTCTTTATTATCGGGTCTAACACTTTTGAGCAGCACCCACTTATCGGCCGCAGAGTTATGCAGGCAAAGATGAATGGCGCAAAACTCATCTACGCTGACCCGCGTTTAACCTGTACCGGAAAGCAGGCTGACCTCTACATGCAGTTCAAGTCAGGCAGCGATGTCGCAATCCTGAACTGTATCATGGGAGAGATCATAAGGAACGGCTGGGAAGACAAGGCATGGGTAGAGAACCGTGCAAAGAACTACGAAGAACTCAAGGCAACTGTTCTGAAAGACGACTACCTGCCGGAGAATGTCGAGAAGATCTCAGGAATTCCTGCAGAGCAGCTCAAGACAGCAGCAGAGTGGATCGGAACCGCTGAATCCAGCGCACTTCTCTACTCAATGGGTATCACCCAGCACACCGTTGGTGTCGACAACGTAAAGTCCACTGCAAACCTCCAGATGCTTACCGGAAACATCGGCAGGCGCGGAGGCGGTGTAAACGCACTTCGTGGACAGAACAATGTGCAGGGTGCCTGTGATATGGGAGCACTCCCTGTTGTGTTCACCGCATATCAGAAGGTCATTGACCCCGCTGCACACAAGAAATTCGAAGATGGCTGGGCATTCCCTGACGGTATCGCTGCAGCAGAAAACGGATACGAAGTCACAACGATGATGGATGTCTTAACCGACAACCCAGGTGAACTCAAGGCAATGTATATCATGGGAGAGAACCCGTTCCTCTCAGACCCTGACATTCACCACGTTGAACATGCATTCGAGAATCTTGATTTCCTCGTTGTTCAGGATATCTTCCTGACAGAGACCGCTCAGCACGCCGATGTTGTGCTCCCCGCAACCTGCTATGCAGAGAAGGACGGCACACAGACCTCCACCGAACGCCGTGTTCAGATGTGGAGAAAGGCACAGGAGCCACCCGGACAGGCAAAACTCGACTGGAAGATCATCGCTGACATTGGAGCAGCCATGGGCTATGCAGACCAGTTCGCATGGGAAACCTCAGAAGATGTATTCAACGAGATGGCATCACTGACTCCATCCTATGCTGGTATGAACTACGAACGTCTCGACAAGCCTGAGGCGCTCCACTGGCCATGCCCCACAGTTGACCACCCCGGTACACCAATTCTGCACATCGAAAAGTGCTCCCATCCAGATGGTATGGGTGTTATGCACGCAATCGAGTGGAAGCCTCCCGCAGAAGTACCTGACGACGAATATCCATTCGTGTTTACCACCGGCCGCTGTCTCTGGCACTGGCACACTGGTACCATGACACGTCGTTCAGACACCCTTGCAAAGGAAGTCCCAACCGGCTGGATTGAAATCAATCCTGAAGATGCAGAAGCACTTGGTATCAAGGACAAAGAGATGGTCAGAGCAATCACCCGCCGTGGTGAAATTGAAGTGCCTGCAAAGGTCACCTCTGAGATCATGAAGGGTGTCATGTTCATGCCATTCCACTTTGCAGAGTGCGCAGCAAATATGCTGACCAACAATGCACTGGACCCAATCGCCAAGATTCCGGAGTTCAAGGCCTGTGCAATTAAGATTGAAAAGATCCAGGAGGCCTGA
- a CDS encoding nucleotide-binding protein — translation MKIKGTTVRVSIVQVGLVIALTLILLAYVILSGDYRSLLWAVPVLIMLLVIPTALNYMSQSQYDDLIPYYEAEAVPTRMAAIRPNDIGKIVRVEGVVERVLFKSLNRPQYHIADKSGVMSVKMFTTPKEDVNKDDVVEVLGQVIKRYVVVGEPVINAVVIRRINTKKT, via the coding sequence ATGAAAATTAAAGGAACAACGGTAAGGGTTTCAATCGTTCAGGTTGGACTCGTAATAGCCCTTACCCTTATTTTACTCGCGTATGTAATCCTTTCAGGGGATTATCGCAGCCTTCTCTGGGCAGTTCCGGTTCTTATCATGCTTCTCGTTATCCCAACAGCACTGAACTACATGAGTCAGAGCCAGTATGATGACCTTATTCCCTATTACGAAGCAGAAGCAGTCCCAACCAGAATGGCAGCTATCCGCCCGAATGATATCGGAAAGATTGTCAGGGTTGAAGGTGTTGTTGAACGTGTGCTCTTCAAGTCACTTAATCGTCCTCAATATCATATCGCTGACAAAAGTGGTGTGATGTCTGTAAAGATGTTCACAACTCCAAAAGAGGATGTGAATAAAGATGACGTAGTTGAAGTTCTTGGCCAGGTCATCAAACGCTATGTGGTTGTTGGCGAACCAGTGATTAATGCTGTTGTTATACGCAGGATAAACACTAAAAAAACCTGA
- a CDS encoding Coenzyme F420 hydrogenase/dehydrogenase, beta subunit C-terminal domain, with product MVAKGDMVYASASDAGILEKGECGGAVTALLKYALESGMVDAVLTVKKGYDIYDATPVLIKDPAELADTAGSLHCGTLLLPKLIKKYLDGAKGEKLAITLKGCDAKAMYELAKRNQINLDNVIMIGLNCGGSVSPVEARKMIADKFDMDPDSIVKEEIDKGQFIVVDENGEHKGISIDDLEEEGYGRRANCQRCKTKVPRQCDLACGNWGVIGDKAGKATFVEVCSDKGAALLEGAEKAGALETSAPIPKGIEIRGKIENAMFKLADKYREAQFGALGESEDRLKFIMDETSRCIKCYQCIENCPICYCVECSTKKPHLVTPGQVPPPFMFHLIRFSHVSDSCINCGQCQELCAMDIPNALFMHSLQVEMEKMFGFVPGVNMDLPVLALVEEPTERKRLADTGDDQIFNIF from the coding sequence ATGGTAGCAAAAGGCGATATGGTATACGCATCCGCAAGTGATGCAGGCATTCTTGAGAAAGGAGAGTGCGGTGGTGCAGTCACAGCACTTCTCAAATACGCTCTTGAAAGCGGCATGGTCGATGCAGTCCTCACCGTAAAGAAGGGATACGACATCTACGATGCAACCCCTGTCCTCATCAAGGACCCCGCTGAACTTGCAGACACAGCAGGATCACTCCACTGTGGTACACTCCTCCTTCCCAAACTCATCAAGAAATACCTTGATGGTGCTAAGGGCGAGAAGCTTGCAATCACACTCAAGGGGTGCGACGCAAAGGCAATGTACGAGCTTGCAAAGAGAAACCAGATCAACCTTGACAATGTCATCATGATCGGTCTCAACTGTGGTGGATCCGTCTCCCCGGTTGAAGCTCGGAAAATGATTGCAGACAAGTTCGATATGGACCCGGACTCAATCGTCAAGGAAGAGATTGACAAAGGTCAGTTTATTGTTGTTGACGAGAACGGTGAGCACAAGGGTATCTCCATCGATGACCTCGAGGAAGAGGGATACGGACGCCGTGCAAACTGTCAGCGCTGTAAAACAAAGGTTCCCCGCCAGTGTGATCTCGCATGCGGTAACTGGGGAGTCATTGGAGACAAGGCAGGCAAGGCAACCTTCGTTGAAGTGTGCAGCGACAAGGGAGCAGCACTTCTCGAAGGTGCAGAAAAAGCCGGTGCACTCGAAACTTCAGCACCTATCCCCAAGGGCATTGAGATTCGCGGCAAGATCGAGAATGCAATGTTTAAGCTTGCTGACAAGTACCGTGAGGCACAGTTCGGCGCACTTGGCGAGAGCGAAGACCGTCTGAAGTTCATTATGGACGAAACCTCACGCTGTATCAAGTGTTACCAGTGCATTGAGAACTGTCCAATCTGCTACTGTGTCGAGTGTTCCACCAAGAAACCACATCTGGTTACTCCAGGACAGGTTCCGCCACCCTTCATGTTCCACCTCATCAGGTTCAGTCATGTATCTGACTCCTGTATTAACTGTGGACAGTGTCAGGAACTTTGTGCAATGGATATTCCAAATGCACTCTTCATGCACTCCCTGCAGGTAGAGATGGAGAAGATGTTCGGGTTCGTGCCTGGTGTGAACATGGATCTTCCGGTCCTTGCACTTGTTGAAGAACCTACCGAGCGCAAGCGTCTTGCAGACACCGGCGACGACCAGATCTTCAACATATTCTAA
- a CDS encoding heavy metal translocating P-type ATPase: MNRDDPTTKEATAVIRVTGMHCATCVATVEKALSAVDGVHEVSVSLASEKAVVQYDPNQCSVQDLDAAITSAGYGVLRDTLQIRLGGIHCATCVVTVEKALMSLEGVYFAEVNLTTNRAVVGYDPDMANIPQMKRVIEDAGYEYLGFVGDEEGNQEEIQRSREIRNLRNRTLIGFTISFFLLAIMLSGVMLPIPMTYFMFVISTPFFIYLAYPIFRAAWGALRNYALTMDVMYAMGIGVAYGSSVLGTFGIVLTSDFLFYETAIMLSAFLTLGRYLEARAKGRTTDAIRKLVELQAKTAIVIRENKEFEVPVEELTTGNIILVKPGGKIPVDGEIVTGESYIDESMISGEPVPVHKKPGSLVTGGTINTTGSITFTAIRVGKETYLAQIIRLVETAQATKPSVQKFADIAVTWFIPTVLMIAIAAALFWYFVLGATGLFSLTILISILVIACPCALGLATPTAITVGVGRGAELGILIKNSEVLELSRRIDTIIFDKTGTLTRGIPVVTETVLFGQSEEDFLAIASGVEARSEHPLAAAVVAHAEGKEIVPADCTEFQAVSGKGVKAEAGGHSVLVGSRTFLSEQGIGLILPVTDAFEAIQNRGETAIGVAADDAIAGIIGISDSIRDTSFAAAKELHTMGLAVGMVTGDNERTAAAVAQQLGTDFMNAEVLPDEKSGIIQRMQKEGKCIAFVGDGINDAPALAAADIGIAIGSGTDIAIESGDIVLVQSDPLDVAAAIQLGRKVMGRIKLNLFWAFAYNAALIPVAAGVLYPLYGITFRPEFAGFAMALSSVTVISLSLLLKRYTPPATVLKTDRRNIP, encoded by the coding sequence ATGAACAGGGATGATCCAACAACCAAAGAAGCCACCGCAGTCATCCGGGTTACCGGTATGCACTGTGCCACCTGTGTCGCAACGGTTGAGAAAGCATTGAGTGCTGTCGACGGTGTCCATGAAGTATCCGTCAGCCTTGCATCCGAAAAGGCAGTTGTACAATATGACCCAAATCAATGCTCAGTTCAGGACCTTGATGCAGCAATAACCAGTGCAGGGTATGGTGTTCTCCGTGATACACTGCAGATTCGTCTCGGAGGCATCCACTGTGCCACCTGTGTAGTTACCGTCGAAAAGGCACTCATGTCTCTTGAAGGAGTGTATTTTGCAGAGGTAAATCTCACAACCAACCGTGCCGTTGTCGGCTATGACCCTGACATGGCAAATATCCCACAGATGAAGAGAGTCATCGAAGATGCGGGGTATGAATATCTTGGATTTGTCGGGGACGAAGAAGGAAACCAGGAAGAGATACAGCGTTCCCGTGAGATACGAAATCTCCGCAACAGAACACTCATCGGATTTACCATATCATTCTTCCTTTTAGCCATCATGCTTTCCGGGGTAATGCTGCCCATTCCGATGACATATTTTATGTTCGTAATCTCAACACCTTTCTTCATCTATCTTGCCTACCCCATATTCCGGGCAGCATGGGGAGCACTGAGAAACTACGCTCTCACGATGGACGTGATGTATGCAATGGGTATCGGTGTCGCATATGGATCAAGTGTTCTTGGTACGTTTGGAATTGTCCTTACCTCTGATTTTCTCTTTTACGAAACTGCCATCATGCTTTCGGCCTTCCTTACTCTTGGCAGATATCTGGAAGCACGAGCGAAGGGACGAACAACCGATGCCATCAGAAAACTTGTTGAACTGCAGGCAAAGACGGCCATTGTCATAAGGGAAAACAAAGAATTTGAAGTTCCGGTTGAAGAACTCACAACCGGCAACATAATCCTGGTAAAACCCGGCGGGAAAATTCCGGTTGACGGCGAGATTGTCACCGGAGAATCATATATTGATGAATCAATGATCAGCGGCGAACCGGTGCCCGTGCACAAAAAACCCGGTTCATTAGTCACCGGCGGCACCATAAACACCACCGGATCTATTACATTCACCGCAATCCGTGTCGGAAAAGAGACCTATCTTGCCCAGATAATCCGGCTAGTAGAAACCGCGCAGGCCACTAAACCTTCCGTTCAGAAATTTGCCGACATCGCAGTGACATGGTTTATCCCGACCGTCCTTATGATTGCCATTGCCGCAGCACTATTCTGGTACTTCGTGCTGGGAGCAACCGGCCTTTTTTCCCTCACGATTCTCATATCCATACTTGTCATCGCATGTCCGTGCGCCCTTGGCCTTGCCACACCGACTGCCATCACCGTTGGTGTCGGAAGAGGCGCAGAACTGGGAATACTCATAAAAAATAGTGAAGTTCTCGAGTTATCACGAAGGATTGATACTATCATATTTGACAAGACCGGCACCCTCACACGAGGAATTCCGGTCGTAACAGAGACCGTTCTTTTTGGGCAGAGTGAAGAGGATTTTCTTGCGATTGCTTCCGGTGTTGAGGCACGTTCAGAACATCCCCTCGCCGCAGCCGTTGTAGCGCACGCTGAGGGAAAGGAAATCGTGCCTGCAGATTGCACGGAATTTCAGGCAGTGAGCGGCAAAGGAGTGAAAGCAGAAGCAGGAGGACATTCTGTTCTTGTTGGAAGCAGGACCTTTCTTTCAGAACAGGGAATTGGTCTGATACTCCCGGTTACTGATGCGTTTGAAGCGATCCAGAACCGCGGAGAAACCGCTATCGGGGTCGCAGCAGACGATGCCATCGCAGGCATAATCGGCATATCTGACAGCATACGGGACACATCCTTTGCTGCAGCAAAAGAACTTCATACAATGGGCCTTGCTGTCGGCATGGTAACAGGCGACAATGAACGAACTGCAGCGGCAGTGGCACAACAATTGGGAACAGACTTTATGAACGCAGAAGTTCTTCCGGATGAGAAATCAGGGATCATTCAGAGAATGCAGAAGGAGGGAAAATGTATTGCATTCGTTGGTGATGGCATCAACGACGCACCCGCGCTTGCCGCAGCAGACATTGGTATTGCCATTGGAAGCGGCACCGACATCGCAATTGAAAGTGGTGATATTGTCCTTGTGCAAAGTGATCCTCTGGATGTTGCTGCGGCAATTCAGCTGGGACGAAAGGTGATGGGCAGAATCAAACTGAACCTATTCTGGGCATTTGCCTACAACGCAGCCTTAATTCCGGTTGCAGCTGGTGTGCTCTACCCCCTGTACGGCATCACCTTCCGTCCGGAGTTTGCAGGGTTCGCAATGGCACTGAGTTCCGTTACTGTCATCTCACTATCCCTTCTCCTCAAACGATATACTCCTCCCGCAACGGTGCTGAAAACAGACAGACGCAACATTCCATAA
- a CDS encoding alpha/beta fold hydrolase — MKKTAITAMTLMLALCILFSCGCSAPPASQETTGQPTKTAIQPISYEDTPVQYMDVNGVTLGYREFGTANTEPLLIIIGFSETMDSWNTTFVGILAENYHVYAYDHRGMGKSTDTDAQYTIAQLADDAAGLITALGYESMNTYGVSMGSTVSQQLLIDHPEKVRKAILSSATYSATIPETEKLHGILEESSITMDIPEGIRKEAVANLEYTGSLDGLPNITNDVMLITGTEDDLTPQSVAVDIADQINGSWLVRFKGIPHAGSSYAPVEYAEIVTTFLEMDESPA; from the coding sequence ATGAAAAAAACAGCAATAACAGCAATGACTCTCATGCTTGCACTCTGCATCCTCTTCTCATGCGGCTGCAGTGCACCGCCCGCCTCACAGGAAACCACTGGGCAACCAACCAAAACAGCCATACAGCCAATCAGCTACGAGGACACGCCGGTACAGTACATGGATGTAAACGGTGTCACCCTCGGATACCGCGAATTTGGGACCGCAAATACCGAACCACTCCTCATAATCATCGGATTCAGCGAGACAATGGATAGCTGGAATACCACATTTGTAGGCATCCTTGCAGAGAACTACCATGTCTATGCCTATGACCACCGGGGCATGGGAAAAAGTACTGACACCGATGCGCAGTATACCATTGCCCAACTGGCAGATGACGCAGCAGGGCTCATTACGGCACTCGGATATGAGAGTATGAACACCTACGGTGTCTCGATGGGATCAACAGTATCGCAACAGCTTCTGATAGATCACCCGGAAAAGGTGAGAAAAGCAATCCTCTCGTCTGCCACATACAGTGCCACAATTCCCGAGACAGAGAAATTGCATGGTATTCTTGAAGAATCCTCAATAACTATGGATATTCCTGAAGGAATACGGAAAGAAGCAGTTGCAAACCTTGAATATACTGGAAGCCTTGACGGCCTTCCTAACATCACAAACGATGTCATGCTCATCACCGGCACCGAAGATGACCTCACCCCCCAGTCAGTCGCCGTTGATATTGCAGACCAGATTAACGGGTCCTGGCTTGTCCGGTTCAAGGGTATTCCTCATGCAGGATCATCCTATGCACCGGTGGAATATGCAGAAATAGTCACAACATTCCTGGAGATGGACGAATCTCCCGCCTAA
- a CDS encoding heavy-metal-associated domain-containing protein, translating to MPDGNNPKIHLPIKGMVCEGCVESVKKALESVEGVERAEVSLENNEAVVTYDPVHATKNTLRKAVQSAGYEVVD from the coding sequence ATGCCAGATGGAAATAATCCAAAAATTCACCTGCCCATTAAAGGAATGGTCTGTGAAGGATGCGTCGAATCAGTAAAAAAAGCCCTTGAATCTGTTGAAGGTGTGGAACGTGCCGAGGTAAGTCTTGAAAATAATGAGGCAGTGGTTACGTATGACCCTGTTCATGCGACGAAAAATACCCTTCGTAAGGCAGTACAAAGTGCAGGATACGAAGTTGTCGACTAA
- a CDS encoding YcaO-related McrA-glycine thioamidation protein, translating to MKLSSCKKGYSVETHRTVSPEDTLERVDPLVPVTGVTHVDDITDIDRLGIPVFTCTRPGLNGRDFVHNGKGATPVAARVSAIMEAIERYSAEPDGREMISGSYSELSGEYPLLCPNDLILPGYADPNAVISWVWAYDIIRDEAILVPAQEVFHPLDQSYGTLTRTHTNGIASGNTLEEAIFHALAEIVERDAWSLAEATRNAGPVVVNITDEQCLQVIESFQKEGVEVIVRDITSDIRLPTIVAICDDVKLKDPALLCTGAGTHVCPEIAVLRALTEVAQSRATQLFVDGTKPTGADMRRVMGYDRTKRMNKLWFAKDTESSYGDIGAFRSDDFLTDIKYVLDQLKDAGLDRCIVADLTREEIGVPVVRVIVPGLEVLTMDPDRIGKRCRDAACNGYRPGVWK from the coding sequence ATGAAATTATCATCCTGCAAAAAAGGGTATTCTGTCGAGACGCACAGGACTGTTTCACCGGAAGATACGCTGGAACGCGTTGATCCACTGGTGCCTGTGACAGGCGTTACTCATGTGGATGACATCACTGATATTGACCGGCTGGGCATTCCGGTCTTTACCTGCACACGGCCGGGATTGAACGGCAGGGATTTTGTGCATAACGGGAAAGGGGCGACTCCTGTGGCTGCACGGGTTTCTGCCATTATGGAGGCAATTGAGAGATATTCAGCTGAACCGGATGGTCGGGAAATGATTTCGGGGTCCTATAGTGAACTTTCCGGAGAATATCCTTTGTTGTGCCCGAATGATCTGATACTTCCGGGATATGCTGACCCGAATGCGGTAATCTCCTGGGTGTGGGCCTATGATATTATCCGTGATGAAGCTATCCTTGTACCTGCCCAGGAGGTGTTCCACCCCCTTGATCAGTCTTACGGAACCCTTACCCGGACACATACAAATGGCATTGCGTCCGGCAACACCCTTGAAGAGGCGATCTTTCATGCACTTGCAGAAATTGTTGAGCGTGATGCATGGTCGCTTGCGGAGGCCACGCGAAATGCCGGGCCGGTTGTCGTCAATATCACCGATGAACAGTGCCTTCAGGTCATAGAATCATTCCAAAAAGAGGGTGTTGAAGTGATTGTCCGTGATATCACGAGCGACATCCGCCTGCCGACAATAGTGGCTATCTGCGATGATGTGAAACTGAAAGATCCTGCGCTGCTCTGTACAGGAGCAGGGACGCATGTCTGCCCGGAGATTGCGGTGCTGCGTGCCCTGACTGAGGTTGCACAGAGTCGTGCCACCCAGCTTTTTGTGGATGGAACGAAGCCAACGGGGGCTGATATGCGGCGTGTTATGGGATATGATCGCACCAAACGAATGAACAAACTGTGGTTTGCAAAGGATACGGAGTCTTCCTATGGGGATATCGGAGCGTTTCGGAGTGACGATTTCCTCACTGATATCAAGTATGTTCTGGATCAGCTGAAAGATGCCGGCCTCGACCGCTGTATTGTGGCAGACCTCACCCGTGAAGAGATTGGTGTTCCGGTTGTCCGGGTGATTGTGCCGGGTCTGGAGGTGCTTACGATGGACCCGGACCGTATCGGGAAGCGTTGCCGGGATGCTGCCTGTAATGGATATCGACCGGGCGTGTGGAAATAG
- a CDS encoding ArsR/SmtB family transcription factor, whose product MNGLPHTFPEIAGILGFLGNEQRLRILTTIARKEKFAREISEELDISRPLVAIYLKQLEKHGLVKGTDRRCDEPPYHRRYYRAQPFEFTLNLEILTQAEQE is encoded by the coding sequence TTGAATGGACTTCCCCATACTTTCCCGGAAATCGCAGGAATCCTCGGATTTCTTGGCAATGAACAGCGACTGCGGATACTGACAACCATCGCCCGTAAGGAAAAGTTTGCACGAGAAATCTCAGAAGAGCTTGACATCTCCCGGCCTCTCGTTGCCATTTACCTGAAACAGCTGGAAAAACACGGACTCGTGAAAGGCACTGACCGGAGATGTGACGAGCCACCGTATCACCGACGGTATTACCGGGCGCAACCATTCGAATTTACGCTAAACCTGGAGATATTAACACAGGCAGAACAGGAGTGA